A portion of the Gossypium arboreum isolate Shixiya-1 chromosome 8, ASM2569848v2, whole genome shotgun sequence genome contains these proteins:
- the LOC108482509 gene encoding protein DMR6-LIKE OXYGENASE 2-like, which produces MALSTTKLLLTDLATTVKLVPTNYIRPISDRPNLVDVHVSDVSIPLIDLQDLHGPNRSHVLKQIALACQHDGFFQVKNHGVSEATINNMLRLARDFFYLPESERLKNYSDDPSVANRLSTSFNVKTEKVANWRDFLRLHCYPLQDHVNAWPSNPPSFRGDVAEYCSSVRGLVLRLLEAISDSLGLKRDHIDKTLSKHGQHMALNYYPPCPQPELTYGLPGHTDPNLITILLQDDVPGLQVLRDGKWITVNPICNTFIVNIGDQMQVISNDRYKSVLHRAVVNCNKERISIPTFYCPSPDALIGPATDLIDDDHPAVYRSFSYGEYYEKFWKRGLASECCLDMFKTCVP; this is translated from the exons ATGGCGCTCTCCACCACCAAGCTATTACTCACTGACCTCGCAACTACAGTCAAACTGGTGCCTACCAATTACATCAGACCAATCTCCGACCGTCCAAACCTGGTTGATGTTCATGTATCAGATGTTTCCATCCCTCTGATCGACCTTCAGGACCTCCATGGCCCCAACCGCTCTCATGTTCTTAAACAGATTGCCCTAGCTTGCCAACATGATGGTTTCTTTCAG GTTAAGAACCATGGGGTTTCAGAAGCCACCATCAACAACATGCTGCGTTTAGCTAGAGATTTCTTTTATTTACCGGAGAGTGAGCGGTTGAAGAATTACTCCGACGACCCGTCCGTCGCCAACCGGTTGTCAACTAGTTTCAACGTTAAGACGGAGAAGGTTGCCAACTGGAGGGATTTTCTGAGACTCCATTGCTACCCTCTCCAAGATCACGTAAACGCATGGCCTTCAAATCCCCCTTCCTTCAG GGGCGACGTAGCCGAGTATTGCAGTAGCGTTAGAGGTTTAGTGCTACGACtgcttgaggccatatcagacaGCTTAGGGCTGAAGAGAGATCATATAGATAAGACCCTAAGCAAGCATGGGCAACACATGGCTTTAAACTACTATCCACCTTGTCCACAACCAGAACTTACTTATGGCTTGCCTGGCCATACCGATCCTAATTTAATAACTATTCTTCTTCAAGATGACGTCCCTGGATTACAGGTTTTAAGAGATGGCAAGTGGATTACTGTCAATCCCATTTGCAACACCTTCATTGTCAACATCGGCGATCAAATGCAG GTAATTAGCAATGATCGTTACAAAAGCGTGCTCCATCGAGCTGTTGTGAACTGCAATAAAGAACGAATATCCATCCCAACCTTCTATTGTCCCTCACCTGATGCTTTGATAGGCCCTGCTACGGACTTGATCGACGATGATCACCCTGCAGTGTATCGAAGTTTTAGTTATGGGGAATACTATGAAAAATTTTGGAAGAGGGGACTTGCTAGCGAATGCTGCCTCGACATGTTCAAAACTTGTGTTCCATAA